A genomic segment from Tuwongella immobilis encodes:
- a CDS encoding Dph6-related ATP pyrophosphatase: MMRHRVLVSWSSGKDSAWMLHTLRQRDDVDIVGLVTTVNATFGRVAMHGVRNELVQAQADAAGIPWWPIPLPWPCSNAEYEAIMGGVIERAVAESVTRFAFGDLFLEDIRAYRERQLAGTGIEPWFPIWGTREQMPQLAETMLAAGFRATLTCVDPKQLSPSFVGREWNADLLAALPPSVDRCGENGEFHTFCHTGPMFAHPIRVQPGEIVERDGFWFADLLPLAAENWPSGDAGGGV, from the coding sequence ATGATGCGGCATCGCGTGCTGGTGTCTTGGAGTTCGGGGAAGGATTCCGCCTGGATGTTGCACACGCTGCGCCAGCGGGACGATGTTGACATTGTCGGGCTGGTGACGACCGTCAACGCAACCTTTGGCCGGGTGGCGATGCATGGTGTCCGCAACGAATTGGTGCAGGCGCAAGCGGATGCGGCGGGGATTCCGTGGTGGCCGATTCCGCTGCCGTGGCCGTGCAGCAACGCCGAGTACGAAGCAATCATGGGCGGCGTGATCGAGCGGGCCGTCGCCGAATCGGTCACGCGATTTGCCTTCGGTGATCTCTTTTTGGAAGACATTCGCGCCTACCGAGAACGGCAACTTGCCGGGACGGGGATCGAGCCGTGGTTCCCCATCTGGGGCACTCGGGAACAGATGCCGCAATTGGCGGAAACAATGCTGGCGGCAGGATTTCGGGCAACGCTAACCTGTGTCGATCCCAAGCAGTTATCGCCGAGTTTCGTTGGGCGAGAATGGAATGCGGACTTGCTGGCCGCGCTCCCGCCGTCGGTTGATCGCTGTGGCGAAAATGGGGAGTTTCACACGTTTTGTCATACCGGGCCGATGTTCGCACACCCCATTCGAGTGCAGCCCGGCGAAATCGTGGAGCGGGACGGATTTTGGTTCGCCGATTTGCTGCCACTGGCGGCGGAAAATTGGCCTTCCGGCGATGCGGGGGGCGGGGTATAA
- a CDS encoding alpha/beta hydrolase family esterase: protein MRRTFEYRGFPRSYVVSLPTNGPIPRPLLMVLHGAGATAEWMAEETRIAQVAHAAGFAVVFPEGLPPRPDKMPKFLTNPVVWDDGAPYAPPDGIQRDDVGFLRLVLDQLQSELPVDSSRIFLTGFSNGAAMSFRLAAAMPERFAGVAPVAGHCWIDPPRLAKPVPTFYQIGRDDPMIPLAGGTVQTPWRTVTNRPPIEWTLQRWAAALGCDPVPESEEREGLERRMYHGDAPGASLEAWIIGELGHHWPGGLGRLSEKYGGRFHARIDASAAIVDFFLALPIAPTR from the coding sequence ATGCGTCGGACTTTCGAATATCGTGGATTCCCACGCAGTTATGTCGTCAGTTTGCCGACAAACGGCCCGATTCCCCGCCCGTTGCTGATGGTGCTGCACGGAGCCGGGGCAACTGCCGAGTGGATGGCCGAGGAAACCCGCATCGCGCAAGTCGCTCACGCAGCAGGCTTTGCGGTGGTCTTCCCGGAAGGCTTGCCCCCGCGACCGGACAAGATGCCCAAATTTCTCACCAATCCGGTGGTCTGGGACGATGGCGCTCCCTACGCTCCGCCCGATGGAATCCAACGCGATGACGTGGGCTTTCTCCGATTGGTGTTGGATCAATTGCAGTCGGAACTCCCCGTGGACTCGTCCCGGATTTTTCTGACGGGCTTTTCCAATGGCGCGGCCATGTCGTTTCGCCTCGCTGCCGCCATGCCCGAACGCTTTGCGGGGGTGGCTCCCGTGGCCGGTCATTGCTGGATTGATCCACCTCGACTCGCCAAACCGGTGCCGACTTTCTATCAAATTGGTCGGGACGATCCGATGATTCCGTTGGCCGGGGGAACCGTGCAAACACCCTGGCGAACGGTCACCAATCGTCCGCCGATCGAATGGACGCTCCAGCGCTGGGCCGCTGCGTTGGGATGCGACCCCGTGCCGGAATCGGAGGAACGCGAAGGCTTGGAACGGCGGATGTATCACGGCGATGCCCCCGGCGCAAGCCTCGAAGCGTGGATCATTGGCGAGTTGGGTCATCATTGGCCCGGCGGATTGGGCCGACTCTCGGAGAAATACGGCGGTCGATTCCATGCGCGAATCGATGCATCGGCAGCCATCGTCGATTTTTTCTTGGCCTTGCCGATCGCCCCAACTCGGTAA
- a CDS encoding alpha-E domain-containing protein, with protein MLSRVAENLYWISRYVERAEYLARLLDDAYQLELEASTNTSSPRPLDNVMTILDCQAAFQKRHPVPPSDPVELRDAILRFLTFDRNSFYSIRAMVGRGRENARGTQETLTAESWAQLNKLFLYLSSSKANERFEASAARFFTHIRRECMMFSAIIDSTLSRSEAYHFLQVGRYLERVDMLSRILNVHCSALALSPTVAAVGASSHIEGASLGGSAPPADMGPTLMHWTALLRSCSAYESYLREAHVQVAPAKVIRFLLLESDFPRSMRFGVMRCLESLRAIAGNGNSIYGTGAERHLGRLDSELRYMDIDEILQRGIGTFLASVQECCGLVGRDIHLAYFRT; from the coding sequence ATGCTCAGTCGTGTTGCCGAGAATCTTTACTGGATCAGTCGTTACGTCGAGCGTGCCGAATATCTGGCCCGTCTCCTGGACGATGCATACCAGCTTGAACTCGAAGCCTCGACCAACACGAGTTCACCCCGTCCACTCGATAATGTGATGACCATTCTCGATTGCCAAGCGGCATTTCAGAAGCGGCATCCGGTTCCGCCCAGCGATCCGGTCGAACTGCGCGATGCCATTTTGCGGTTCCTCACGTTCGATCGCAATAGCTTCTATTCGATTCGTGCGATGGTCGGACGAGGGCGAGAGAACGCTCGCGGTACCCAAGAAACCCTCACCGCCGAATCCTGGGCCCAACTCAACAAGTTGTTTTTGTATCTGTCCAGCAGCAAGGCCAACGAGCGATTCGAGGCCAGCGCGGCCCGCTTCTTCACGCACATCCGCCGCGAGTGCATGATGTTCAGCGCCATCATCGATAGCACCCTGTCGCGCTCCGAGGCGTACCACTTCCTGCAAGTGGGCCGCTATCTGGAACGTGTCGATATGCTCAGCCGCATTCTGAATGTGCATTGCTCCGCACTCGCACTTTCGCCCACGGTGGCCGCGGTCGGGGCATCCTCGCATATCGAAGGGGCCAGTCTGGGCGGATCGGCACCACCGGCGGATATGGGGCCCACGCTCATGCACTGGACCGCGCTATTGCGATCCTGCTCCGCCTATGAATCGTATCTGCGGGAAGCACACGTCCAAGTTGCACCCGCCAAGGTGATTCGCTTCTTGTTACTGGAAAGCGATTTCCCCCGGTCGATGCGATTCGGCGTGATGCGCTGCCTGGAGTCGCTTCGGGCGATTGCCGGCAACGGCAATTCCATCTACGGAACCGGCGCGGAACGCCACCTGGGACGACTCGACAGCGAATTGCGGTACATGGACATCGACGAAATCCTGCAACGGGGCATCGGCACCTTTCTGGCCAGCGTGCAAGAATGTTGCGGGCTCGTCGGACGGGATATCCATTTGGCGTACTTCCGGACCTGA
- a CDS encoding sialate O-acetylesterase — translation MHTRMKATLLALAAGVSFALPASAAVKLHNLISNGVVFQAEKPIRVFGTANPGEKVSAELTFGDATTKAEAVAADDKGNWLLELPARPVTTTGGKLTVKGENTLTVSDVLVGEVWVCSGQSNMEWPLAATDNPKPVIEAAKNPMIRLFTVPKAVSDVPLTDVPLKWVPCDAKTVEYFSAVGYYFGKDLNAARKVPVGLIHSSWGGTICEAWTSKESLGAVPSLKYFLERIPNRAAYQQNAEAYLEKLEKYLAEGKAGLKAGKPLPPVPVPPAPVNLGNPNQPTVLYNAMIAPLTKFNIKGAIWYQGESNAGRAYEYRTLFPTMIEDWRKAFRDESLAFMLVQLAPWRAINAEPMESDWAELREAQLLATKKLKHVGIAVITDVGDVADIHPRKKGPVGARLALAARALAYGEKIPYQGPTFEKLEVRDGKAIVHFGNTEGKLVVKGEKLTGFTVAGADKKFYNATAVVEGDTVVVSAPQVSKPVAVRFGWANFPVVNLWNQADLPASPFRTDDFRGVTQPAEPKK, via the coding sequence ATGCACACCCGAATGAAGGCCACGCTGTTGGCGTTGGCTGCTGGCGTGTCGTTTGCGCTGCCGGCGTCGGCGGCGGTCAAGCTGCACAATTTGATTTCGAATGGCGTTGTCTTCCAAGCGGAAAAGCCGATTCGCGTCTTCGGGACGGCCAATCCCGGTGAGAAAGTCTCTGCGGAACTCACCTTCGGCGATGCCACCACCAAGGCGGAAGCCGTTGCGGCCGATGACAAGGGCAATTGGCTGCTCGAACTGCCCGCCCGGCCGGTCACCACAACGGGCGGCAAACTCACCGTCAAGGGCGAAAACACGCTCACCGTTTCCGATGTGCTCGTTGGCGAAGTCTGGGTCTGCTCCGGTCAATCCAATATGGAATGGCCGTTGGCGGCGACGGATAATCCCAAGCCGGTGATTGAAGCCGCCAAAAATCCGATGATCCGCCTGTTCACCGTACCCAAGGCGGTTTCCGATGTACCGCTGACGGATGTTCCGCTGAAGTGGGTGCCGTGCGATGCCAAGACGGTCGAGTATTTCAGCGCGGTGGGCTATTATTTCGGCAAAGATTTGAACGCCGCTCGCAAGGTGCCCGTGGGGCTGATTCACAGCTCGTGGGGCGGGACGATTTGCGAAGCCTGGACGAGCAAAGAATCGCTGGGTGCGGTGCCTTCGCTGAAGTATTTCCTGGAGCGGATTCCGAATCGTGCGGCGTATCAACAGAATGCCGAAGCCTATCTGGAAAAGCTGGAAAAATACCTGGCGGAAGGGAAAGCCGGACTGAAGGCGGGCAAGCCGTTGCCGCCGGTGCCGGTGCCGCCTGCGCCGGTGAATCTCGGGAATCCGAATCAGCCAACGGTGCTGTACAATGCGATGATTGCCCCGCTGACCAAGTTCAATATCAAGGGTGCGATTTGGTATCAGGGTGAATCGAATGCCGGCCGCGCGTACGAATATCGCACGTTGTTCCCGACGATGATCGAAGATTGGCGCAAAGCCTTCCGCGATGAATCGTTGGCGTTCATGCTGGTGCAATTGGCTCCGTGGCGGGCGATCAATGCCGAGCCGATGGAAAGCGATTGGGCCGAACTGCGAGAAGCCCAATTGCTGGCCACCAAGAAGCTGAAGCATGTTGGCATTGCGGTGATTACCGATGTCGGCGATGTGGCGGATATTCACCCCCGCAAGAAGGGACCGGTTGGGGCACGGCTGGCGCTTGCGGCCCGGGCGTTGGCGTATGGCGAGAAGATTCCGTATCAAGGACCGACGTTCGAAAAGTTGGAAGTTCGAGACGGCAAGGCGATTGTCCACTTCGGCAATACCGAAGGCAAACTGGTGGTGAAGGGCGAGAAGCTCACGGGCTTCACCGTCGCCGGTGCGGACAAGAAGTTCTATAACGCTACCGCAGTGGTGGAAGGCGACACGGTGGTGGTCTCGGCTCCGCAAGTGTCCAAGCCGGTTGCGGTGCGATTCGGCTGGGCCAATTTTCCGGTGGTCAATCTGTGGAACCAAGCGGATCTTCCCGCTTCGCCGTTCCGCACGGATGATTTCCGCGGCGTGACCCAACCCGCTGAGCCGAAAAAATAA
- a CDS encoding DUF1559 domain-containing protein — protein MRPSQRLGFTLIELLVVLGLIGLLVGLALPAIQKVRASADRLSCQNHLKQIGLALHHYHSRYAVLPPRIHSKTLENDPNRVLGWMALILPDMDEGAAWSTAEAACRITKDPLVSPPHTVMHHVVKSYVCPSDARLLRPYTDAWNHTATFVSYVGVDGVVLEGKHTGLPGVLGFESGVTFASITDGLAQTLLVVERPPPASLVAGWWYPSYMGDAFGASGPNNAITFGIEADHPNEPCDGLGRVFGPGRLDNPCDRFHTWSLHPGGANFLFCDGSVRYLTYQADRMVRFAGTRAGGEAVQFE, from the coding sequence ATGCGACCCTCTCAACGTCTCGGATTTACGCTAATTGAATTATTGGTTGTCTTGGGCCTCATCGGGCTTCTCGTTGGGTTGGCTCTGCCCGCGATCCAGAAGGTGCGGGCAAGCGCCGATCGATTAAGCTGTCAAAATCATCTGAAACAAATCGGTTTGGCACTCCATCATTATCATAGTCGCTATGCCGTGCTACCGCCGCGGATTCACTCGAAAACACTGGAAAATGATCCGAATCGAGTGCTGGGTTGGATGGCCCTCATTCTCCCGGATATGGACGAAGGGGCGGCTTGGAGTACCGCCGAAGCGGCTTGTCGGATCACCAAGGATCCGTTGGTGTCACCACCCCATACGGTCATGCATCATGTGGTGAAGTCGTACGTTTGTCCTTCGGATGCCCGATTGCTTCGGCCTTATACCGATGCTTGGAATCACACAGCGACTTTCGTTTCCTATGTGGGCGTGGATGGTGTCGTTTTGGAGGGAAAGCACACGGGACTTCCAGGGGTGCTTGGGTTTGAGTCCGGAGTCACCTTTGCATCCATCACCGACGGATTAGCCCAGACGCTGTTGGTCGTCGAACGGCCGCCGCCAGCATCTCTGGTTGCGGGATGGTGGTACCCATCCTATATGGGAGATGCATTTGGGGCGAGTGGACCCAACAATGCGATCACATTCGGGATTGAGGCCGACCATCCCAACGAGCCGTGCGATGGGTTGGGACGCGTGTTTGGTCCGGGGCGACTGGATAATCCGTGTGATCGATTCCATACATGGAGTCTTCATCCCGGCGGGGCGAATTTCCTATTCTGTGATGGTTCGGTTCGATACTTGACGTATCAAGCGGATCGAATGGTGCGATTCGCGGGAACGCGTGCTGGCGGTGAAGCGGTGCAGTTCGAGTAA
- a CDS encoding transglutaminase family protein, giving the protein MRMLRIDHETKLLYTQPIIESVVEVRMAPLSTEDQTVLGYKLRTSPTINPTTYRDGFGNRVELVTLMAAHAELAIRAASCVRVHRRSATERLAGVAWPAEPTASIDAMEYLRASPLVDFTSEIQAFSDSLPKPEGSFLQVVESLMHACRAALKYEKKVTEAHTPVSEALKLGCGVCQDFAHLFLATARLAGLPARYVSGYVHQPGELATHAWTQVWAGNSVGWVDIDPTQGKWVEQDHIVTAVGRDFSDVPPNRGVWKGNAQETINVTVNVQIVDRVPSDLSDHAQGPGWTSSGPGVPDRLGRATASNQQRKRQMFRQQQSQQQQ; this is encoded by the coding sequence ATGCGGATGTTGCGGATCGATCACGAAACCAAGTTGCTTTACACCCAGCCGATCATCGAATCGGTGGTGGAAGTCCGCATGGCCCCGCTCTCAACGGAAGACCAAACCGTTCTGGGCTACAAGCTGCGCACCTCGCCCACCATCAACCCGACCACCTACCGCGACGGCTTCGGCAACCGCGTCGAACTCGTCACGCTCATGGCTGCCCATGCCGAATTGGCCATCCGGGCCGCCAGCTGCGTGCGTGTCCATCGCCGAAGTGCCACCGAACGCCTTGCGGGTGTCGCTTGGCCGGCGGAACCGACCGCTTCGATCGACGCCATGGAATATCTGCGGGCCAGTCCGCTGGTCGATTTCACTTCGGAAATTCAGGCATTCAGCGATTCGCTCCCCAAGCCGGAAGGCAGCTTCCTGCAAGTGGTTGAATCGCTGATGCACGCATGCCGTGCCGCGTTGAAATACGAAAAGAAAGTCACCGAAGCCCACACGCCGGTCAGCGAAGCGCTCAAACTCGGCTGCGGCGTCTGCCAAGATTTCGCGCACCTGTTTTTGGCCACCGCTCGACTCGCCGGACTGCCCGCTCGCTACGTCAGCGGATATGTCCACCAGCCCGGCGAACTCGCAACCCACGCCTGGACGCAAGTGTGGGCCGGAAATTCCGTCGGCTGGGTCGATATCGACCCCACCCAGGGCAAATGGGTGGAGCAGGATCATATCGTCACGGCGGTCGGCCGCGATTTCAGCGATGTGCCCCCCAATCGCGGCGTCTGGAAAGGTAACGCTCAGGAAACCATCAACGTCACGGTCAACGTGCAAATCGTCGATCGTGTCCCCAGCGATCTGTCCGATCACGCTCAAGGCCCCGGTTGGACCAGCTCCGGCCCCGGTGTCCCCGATCGTCTCGGACGAGCCACCGCTTCCAACCAACAACGCAAACGGCAAATGTTCCGCCAACAGCAATCCCAACAACAGCAATAA
- a CDS encoding bifunctional YncE family protein/alkaline phosphatase family protein, with product MRSRSILAGLVLIGGTLVLLLGLSERPQLVAEAAPLKPTRDLPGMTTDGFIQLPNQWKLRPAGTAQEVGDLPVNIALHPTGDFAAVLHSGMRDHEVIILGLKPRTKIISRFVLDQTFYGMTFSPDGKQLFVSGAEFERIHQFQFENGVLSQPKTIALKAAVPSLIIGGIAIAPSGKELFAAGTWGDVVFRIPLEKPSETVTIAIPNPTAGAKPNDTGKDEPKPAAKPELKGEPPSPDDGRDVYKPKKGVESFPYTVLPERNGKRLFVSLWSQGRVAVIDLATNTLQTTWETASHPTEMVQSADGNYLFVACSNSTRVSVLDLATGAAVQTVNCALYPTAPSGNTPNSLSMTPDGKLLFVANAAANNLTVLNVENPKKVQSLGFIPTGWYPTSVRYNPADRKLYVANGKGMISKPNRNGPNPYNPFERSLVDYIGSLFRGTVSTIPMPTPEQLAAYSKTAFACSPLRADAAPRSENVPANSPIPRIVGQASPIKHVIYVIKENRTYDQVFGDMKEGNGDPSICLFPEPITPNHHALAREFVLLDNFYVDGEVSADGHEWSMGAYATDFVEKHWPLSYRGAPSKNKIGYPSEGSHDQAARPAGGYLWDRAKEAGVSYRSYGEWVSNGKTANDPGVASVPALVGHIDPGFRGYDLDYLDVDRAKRFLSEVKRFEQLGEMPALQIVRLPNDHTYGTRIGKPTPTAMVAENDLALGLLVEGMSQSKFWPTTAIFVLEDDAQNGPDHVDAHRSPALVISPYTARKTVDSTMYSTSSMLRTMELILGLQPMSQFDAAARPMYGCFTDKPDLTGYTHRVPKTDLNAKNQPGAFGAKWSETPDLTLKEDAVDDLIFNEIIWRSVKGANSPMPAPVRAAFFRGKIAANADADDDDDD from the coding sequence ATGCGAAGTCGATCGATTCTGGCGGGATTGGTGCTGATCGGCGGCACCCTGGTATTGTTGCTGGGACTCAGTGAGCGTCCCCAACTGGTAGCGGAAGCAGCTCCGTTGAAGCCGACCCGCGATCTGCCGGGCATGACCACCGATGGCTTCATTCAATTGCCCAATCAGTGGAAATTGCGGCCTGCCGGAACCGCCCAGGAAGTGGGCGATCTGCCGGTGAATATCGCACTGCATCCCACGGGCGACTTCGCCGCCGTGCTGCATTCCGGCATGCGCGATCATGAAGTGATCATTCTCGGACTCAAACCGCGGACCAAAATCATCAGCCGATTTGTGCTGGATCAGACCTTTTACGGCATGACCTTCTCGCCGGACGGCAAGCAACTGTTTGTCTCGGGTGCGGAATTTGAACGCATCCACCAGTTCCAATTCGAGAACGGGGTGCTGTCGCAACCCAAGACGATTGCGCTGAAAGCGGCCGTTCCATCGCTGATTATCGGTGGAATTGCAATCGCGCCCAGCGGCAAGGAATTGTTCGCGGCGGGCACTTGGGGCGATGTCGTGTTTCGGATTCCGCTCGAAAAACCGAGTGAAACCGTCACGATTGCGATTCCGAATCCGACGGCGGGAGCGAAGCCGAACGACACCGGCAAAGACGAGCCAAAGCCCGCTGCCAAGCCGGAATTGAAGGGGGAACCGCCCAGCCCAGACGATGGCCGCGATGTCTATAAGCCGAAAAAGGGCGTGGAATCGTTCCCGTATACCGTGCTGCCGGAACGCAATGGCAAGCGGTTATTTGTTTCGCTGTGGAGTCAGGGGCGGGTTGCCGTCATCGACCTGGCGACGAATACGCTGCAAACCACTTGGGAAACTGCATCGCATCCCACCGAAATGGTGCAATCGGCGGATGGAAATTATCTGTTTGTGGCCTGCTCGAATTCGACCCGCGTGAGCGTGTTGGATCTCGCCACTGGCGCGGCGGTGCAGACGGTGAATTGTGCGCTCTATCCCACGGCCCCGTCTGGAAATACGCCCAATAGCCTCAGCATGACCCCGGATGGGAAATTGCTATTTGTGGCGAACGCGGCGGCCAACAATTTGACCGTGCTGAACGTCGAAAACCCCAAGAAAGTGCAGTCGCTGGGCTTCATTCCCACCGGGTGGTATCCGACCTCGGTGCGATACAATCCCGCCGATCGGAAGCTGTATGTGGCCAACGGCAAGGGGATGATTTCCAAGCCGAATCGCAACGGGCCGAATCCGTACAATCCGTTTGAACGCAGCCTGGTGGATTACATTGGCTCGCTGTTCCGTGGGACGGTTTCGACGATTCCGATGCCGACGCCGGAGCAATTGGCGGCGTATAGCAAGACGGCGTTTGCCTGTTCGCCGCTGCGGGCCGATGCCGCGCCGCGATCCGAAAATGTCCCGGCGAATTCGCCGATCCCGCGCATCGTCGGGCAAGCCTCGCCCATCAAGCATGTCATTTATGTGATCAAAGAGAATCGCACCTACGATCAGGTCTTTGGCGATATGAAGGAAGGCAACGGCGATCCGTCGATTTGCCTGTTCCCGGAGCCGATCACGCCGAATCATCACGCGCTGGCTCGTGAATTCGTGTTGCTCGACAATTTCTATGTCGATGGCGAAGTCTCGGCGGATGGCCATGAATGGAGCATGGGCGCATACGCGACCGACTTTGTCGAGAAGCATTGGCCGTTGTCGTATCGTGGGGCACCGTCCAAGAACAAGATCGGCTACCCCAGCGAAGGCTCGCACGATCAGGCGGCCCGCCCGGCAGGGGGTTACCTGTGGGATCGTGCCAAGGAAGCCGGCGTGAGCTACCGCAGCTACGGCGAATGGGTGTCCAACGGCAAGACCGCGAATGATCCCGGAGTGGCCTCCGTGCCTGCGCTCGTGGGGCATATCGATCCGGGATTCCGCGGGTATGACCTGGATTATCTCGATGTCGATCGTGCCAAGCGATTCCTCAGCGAAGTGAAGCGATTCGAGCAACTGGGCGAGATGCCCGCGCTGCAAATTGTGCGGTTGCCGAACGACCATACCTATGGCACCCGCATCGGCAAGCCGACGCCGACCGCCATGGTCGCCGAGAACGATTTGGCGTTGGGGCTGCTGGTGGAAGGAATGAGTCAGTCGAAATTCTGGCCGACAACCGCGATTTTCGTGCTGGAAGACGATGCCCAGAACGGGCCTGATCACGTCGATGCACACCGTTCGCCCGCGCTGGTGATCTCGCCATACACCGCCCGCAAGACGGTCGATTCCACGATGTATTCCACGTCGAGCATGCTGCGAACGATGGAGCTGATTCTCGGCCTGCAACCGATGAGCCAATTCGACGCCGCCGCCCGACCCATGTACGGCTGCTTCACCGACAAGCCGGACCTGACCGGATACACGCACCGGGTGCCGAAAACCGACCTGAATGCGAAGAATCAGCCGGGCGCATTTGGTGCGAAGTGGTCCGAAACGCCGGATCTGACGCTGAAGGAAGACGCGGTGGATGATTTGATCTTCAACGAGATCATTTGGCGATCGGTCAAAGGCGCAAATTCGCCGATGCCCGCCCCCGTCCGCGCGGCCTTCTTCCGTGGTAAAATCGCCGCTAACGCTGATGCCGACGACGACGACGACGATTGA
- a CDS encoding vWA domain-containing protein, which yields MLTLRLMAWFCAMPATMLVAAIGCDGPRSPMGMPPQDYRVETSQIAGGPPESPQNERYESFRENRFELVAQQPLATFSADVNTASYSNIRNLLQNGQRPPVDAIRTAELINYFDYDYPRPKGDDPVAFQLEMGPCAWKPLHRVLKISLAAKRFSAEQLPPRNLVFLVDTSGSMNADNKIGLVKRSLKLLSESLREQDWVSIVTYAGSSELLLPTTSGADRDSISRAIDSLSCNGSTNGAGGIVAAYAQATKHPIAGGINRVILMTDGDFNVGINNPTELQSLIEGKRKTGVYLTAIGFGRGNLRDDIMETLARHGNGHYGYVDSIDEARKLFADQGGALVTVAKDVKLQVEFNPLRVAAYRLIGYENRVMKAEDFKNDAKDAGDLGSGHTVTALFEIIPTGVKLEGSGIDPLKYQATAKKANDAALTGEWCTVRMRYKQPDAETSAELTAKLGAAADQAKPSADLRFASAVSMFAMLLRDSEFKGESNWDRVRTEAAAGQIADRTGRRAEFLRLVDLASTLPPPSSVPLPKNARPE from the coding sequence ATGCTCACATTGCGCCTCATGGCGTGGTTTTGTGCCATGCCCGCGACGATGCTGGTCGCCGCCATTGGCTGCGATGGTCCCCGTTCTCCGATGGGGATGCCACCCCAAGATTATCGCGTCGAAACGTCTCAAATCGCCGGCGGTCCCCCCGAATCGCCGCAGAACGAACGCTACGAATCGTTCCGAGAGAATCGATTCGAACTCGTTGCCCAGCAACCGCTTGCGACATTCTCGGCCGATGTCAACACGGCATCGTATTCCAACATCCGCAATCTGTTGCAGAACGGCCAGCGTCCGCCGGTGGATGCCATTCGCACCGCCGAACTCATCAACTATTTCGATTACGATTATCCTCGCCCGAAAGGGGACGATCCGGTCGCATTCCAACTGGAAATGGGCCCCTGTGCCTGGAAGCCACTGCACCGCGTGCTGAAAATCAGCCTAGCCGCCAAGCGATTTTCTGCGGAACAACTCCCACCTCGCAACCTCGTTTTTCTGGTGGATACGTCTGGATCGATGAACGCCGACAACAAAATTGGCCTGGTGAAACGCTCGCTGAAATTGCTCAGCGAATCACTGCGCGAGCAAGATTGGGTCTCGATCGTGACGTATGCGGGTTCGTCGGAATTGCTGCTGCCCACGACTTCGGGTGCCGATCGGGATTCGATTTCGCGGGCCATCGATTCGTTGTCCTGCAACGGAAGCACGAACGGAGCGGGTGGCATCGTCGCGGCATATGCGCAAGCAACCAAGCATCCGATCGCTGGAGGCATCAATCGTGTGATCCTCATGACCGATGGCGACTTTAATGTCGGAATTAACAACCCAACGGAACTGCAATCCTTGATTGAAGGCAAACGCAAAACGGGTGTCTACCTGACGGCCATCGGCTTTGGTCGCGGGAATCTGCGCGATGACATCATGGAGACGCTCGCCCGCCATGGAAATGGCCATTACGGCTACGTGGATAGCATCGATGAGGCCCGCAAACTCTTTGCCGATCAGGGTGGCGCACTCGTGACCGTAGCCAAAGATGTGAAATTGCAGGTGGAATTCAATCCGCTGCGGGTCGCGGCATATCGGCTGATTGGCTACGAAAATCGCGTCATGAAGGCCGAGGATTTCAAAAACGATGCCAAAGATGCGGGCGATCTCGGCAGTGGGCACACCGTCACCGCGCTCTTTGAAATCATCCCCACCGGCGTGAAATTGGAAGGCAGCGGAATCGATCCGTTGAAGTATCAAGCGACGGCAAAGAAGGCCAACGATGCGGCCCTGACCGGCGAATGGTGTACGGTGCGGATGCGTTACAAACAGCCCGACGCCGAGACCAGCGCGGAGTTGACCGCGAAATTGGGAGCCGCCGCCGATCAAGCTAAACCGAGTGCAGATCTGCGGTTCGCGTCGGCAGTGTCGATGTTCGCTATGCTGCTGCGGGATTCGGAATTCAAGGGCGAATCCAACTGGGACCGCGTGCGAACAGAAGCCGCCGCCGGGCAAATCGCGGATCGCACAGGCCGACGGGCCGAATTCCTTCGCCTCGTCGACCTGGCCAGCACACTCCCGCCGCCAAGCAGCGTTCCCCTGCCGAAAAACGCCCGCCCCGAGTGA